The Lolium perenne isolate Kyuss_39 chromosome 6, Kyuss_2.0, whole genome shotgun sequence genome segment CCATGAAAAAGAAAGAGAGGAAAAGGTAGCTCAATCTGCTGGAAATCACTCACTTAGTCAAATCCTTGTATTTATTGGCAAGAAATTCCTTGGCTGCATCTGTCAGAGGCTGAACTGCAGTTGCCATTGAAATGGAACATGGGAGATCTAGATAGAGTAGCGCAGATTCTGGGGTCATAGGCAAGCTTGTTAGCAACTGGCTGCAGTGCCTCATGCAAGAAACAACCTCAAATTTGTCAGCGGCCATCAATATATCAAGCAGAAGAGTGGGCTCAGTTGTTGTCAGCTTCCCACTGTACATAAAGCTTAAAAGCTCCATGAGGGCACTTTCCTCTGATCAAAGTAGAATGAAAACAATCAGTCATAAGGTTCAACAGAACAGTTCAATAAAAAAAGGACCATATTTTCGAGTTTCTGTCACAATTTCATTAAGTACGTAGTAACAAAGAAAGTACGACCAatgatatgtggcacatagcagtATTTGGTACTGGCAGTCCTTTGATATCACTTATTACTCTTTTTTGCTATAGTTAATTGTATTTATTATcactaatgaaaataataatgcaACTGCAGTACCTAATCTGGATAACCTATAGGAAGAGGAAGAATGAGTTGAAATGAGCTGTCATATTACCTGAATCAGTAATCCTAAGTGTTGCGTGCCTCTGATCTGATTCTTTCATGCCATTTGAGAAAAGCTAAGAAGTATAAAGCATATTAGACTAAGTAAACTGATTACATAATCAGCACAATTTAGAAGGTTATCAGAATTACCTTGAAAAAGAACTGACTTTTTGCAGCAAGAATAGCTGAACTGATATAAATAGTATTTACTCGTAAAACTGGTGTGCTCACGACGGTCCAAGAAGAATCAATACTTTGtccttcatcacctgcacaatacGAAGATCAGAGAGAGAAACACGAAAACCAGAGCCGAAGGCAGAGAACACAGTAACTAGACAACTTTTTTACTATTAAAAAATATACTTGCAACACTTTGTTCTTTTCTATGTGCATATTTATCTTTATTAACACAGGTTTAATTCAAAGGAAATTTTAGGGTCTTAATCGTTAGGATGTTTTCCTATAGACCTTGCTTGGTTTCTAGGATTAGAGTCCTTAAGAACTTATCTAATGAATCACTTCCCACTCTATTCCAAAGAAAAGTTTCCACAGAATCGAACTTCTTGGAAATTTCCCTTTTGCCTACGAAAACTATGGCATGCACCTATCCCTGAAGAAATTTATATGTTTACTCCTATGATGCAACAAACGACTTATATTGTGTAGTTATTACTGTGCTCTCAATTCTTGCGGTAAACAATATGCCATGACATCCAACTCCATGGAGCAGTGTTGGTCCCTAGCTCAGATGCTCTTTTTGCAAAGGAGCTTTGTGGTTTGCTCGCTAGTTTGGAGGCGGCTAGCCCTGGATATGGCAAGGAAATTGCCCTCGTCTTGGCAGGTAAACCCTCAGAGGACATGATCAAGAAGGTGGAGAAGTCTCTTAAAAAGGTATCTATCAGAAGGATAAGGAGGAGAGCCATAACAAGGGAAGTTTGAGAAGTGGGTTGTTGGTTCTAGTTGGTTTAGATGTTGCTTTATTTTGGTGTTGTTCTCTTGTGGGTGTACGCTTGGTGTGGGTTCGGCTCTATTGTTGTAGGTTTTCgctcggttttctcctaaaaaacTGAGcatcttcttcttaattaatagatgaggcaaagcttttgcctccgtttcaaaaaaaaaaaaaaactcctgTGTCTTTCCTATTCCGGTGTTGGAAATCATATGAATCAAAGAGGCATAGAATTTCTTTTTCCGAAACAAGAGGCCTAGAAATACGACAAAAGATAAGAAAATCATTACAAAAAGAACTCATTAAACTGCATCCATCAATCTAGACAAGAGTGTAGCTTACTGATTAAAGTAACATCGATGTTAGCCCAGGGATCCTATCAGGATTCCACATAAATCATTCAAGAAACAAGGCCCACACCAAGGATTAAATTGTTTTGTAATTAATTAGTACTCCCATGTCACGCAAGCATCCAATAGCTGAACCAAGATCAATCCACCAACAAGGAAACATGGGTTTAACAAAAAGTGTGGTTATCTTGCAAAGATTGGCATCTCAAAAGTCATACACATGGGCTAACTAGTTGGTCAAAGGATTGCGCCAGTACAGAATTACTGGTATTGACCTACCAGAGATCATTCATAATAATACTTAAAAGTGGTATCAAGACCAATAATATTGACCTTAAGCGTTTCAATAAAAGAACAAAAAGGAGATAGAAATGGAACAAAAAGGAAAGCAGTCATGTTGACGTTAGATATGTCACGAGAACAGGATTGCAGAGGGttctggggagccccttctaatgtCCAAACATTTGAATGATCATACTTGATCACATCATCATTTTCCTAACAAGGTTATGAAACAGTACACGCAGATACACATTTGATGATAATAATCTGTTTTTCCTATTTGTTGTGAACCTTTAGATAATACATTCAGTAATGTGGTATAACAATATTTCTAGGTAATCAATTGGTAGATTTGATGTGGATCATGCAAAAAAAAGATCGTTTCTGAAATTACCTGGTATCTCAATCACTAAATCTAATCTAACCCAAAAGAAAAATAATTCAGTATGGAAATCCTGATTTTCCTACTGTACTAATAAAGCTTTCATGATAGGCTAACTAGAATTCCCTTCATGTGTCTAACAAGGTTATGAAACAGTTTCTACACGCACATACACATTTGATGATAACAATTTATGTAGGTAATCAATTGGTAGATTTGATGTGGAtcatacaaaaaaaaaagattGTTTCTGAAATTATCTGGTATCTCAATCACTAAAATTAATCTAACCCAAAAGAAAAATAATTCGGTATGGAAATCTAGATTTTCCTAGTAGTAAAGCTTAACTAGAATTCCCTTCATATGGCTAACACACCTTATACGACAAATTCTGATCAATATTTGTACACCAAGACTTCAGTTTAAAAATCATTATAAAAGGACAATAAGGAGTACAAGTTTCAGCAGCCATACCATCTGGACCAACGCTAGGTGGAGATTCTTCTTCTTCTATCATTGCTACAGGTTCCTCTTGATTTTCTTCATATGCATCACATTCTTCTGCTTCGACTTCATTGCAATTTGTCTGGTCTGACATGTGTGTTGCAAATTCTGCAGATGAAAATTGAACTGGCAATATAATGAAGAGCATTGTCACATTTTACATAAATACATTAATTAAGCTGAAGAACAATCGcaacattatcatatgtgagataACTGTATAAGGAAGATAAGCCATTGAGCATCACAAAACACATGGCGAACATGTGGATCATGTTGTACAGTGCCAATCCCCAATGGTCTACATTTAATGACCTAGCACCGAAATGGCTCACTTCCAACAGACACGCCCCAAGAGGATTATGGAGATGCCATCCCTGGCCATGTACAAATCTAcagcctatctctctctctctcatcctACATTCTCTGTCAAACAAATATGTGTCTACAGATTTGCTGCATTCTACTTGCACATGTAGAGAATAAAATTGCTACGTGTCTACTTAATTAATTTGATTCCGATTCAGCCGAGAAAATTTTCAGTGGCACATATAATAGTATATATATATGAATTCTCTTGTATCGCTTCTCCCTTCCGACACAAATCTAAGAGAAAGGGTCGGCGGCTAGATAGAATAACAAAATTGACAGGAAAATTGCGAAAATAGGCCGTAAATCGCAAATCCGTAATCCAATCGCCCGGGTGAACTGACACCAGACTAATAGTAGgattacctttctccttgaggagCTCCTCCCGACGGCGCTTGCGGTGGCGCGCCCAATCGGCGAGGGATCCTCCGGCAACGTCGTCGCTGGAGCCGGGcgcgtcgtcgccggcgacgacctcTATCCGCAGCACCCTGTCGGAGAAGTTGACCGAATTAAACGCGAATTCGAAGCTGGGCCCCCCGTCCCCGGCCGCGAAGTCCGGGTCCATCTCCGCCTCCCCCGCCGCAGCCGTCGTGGACGCGTCGCGGCCGGCCATGCGCTCCGCCGCCTCGGGAAAGGGAGGGAGCGAGGGGCGGGTGGGCCCGTAACCCTAGCCGGCGGAGGCTCCCACGAGAAGAGCCGAGGAGAGGGGAAGGAGGAGGAAGGTGGAGGAAGGAAGGGAGGTGATTATATAGTAATAAAGGGTAAGTAGAAGGGCGGATTTGGGAAAGCCGCGTCGGCGTGGAAAGCATGTGCTTGTGCTTTCATCGTTAGATGTCATGTCGGAATTTggattttggatttttcttttctttattaATAATCTGGTCATGATTTTTATTTGAAAAAAAACGTGTGTACGTTGACGAAGATCAAAGGATCTTCTTAGTACATCGTCAAACGAAATAGAACATGCGTAGTAGTTTACAGATCTCACATGTATAGTGTCCTTTGCTCCTTGCGTCtcatcaaatatatattgaatttATCTAACTTTAAATGTATTTAAACTTGGTGCATCTGAATTTAGAAATCAACAAAGACATGTTTCATAGAACGGAGGGAGAACATAAAAGTTAACATGTTAGAGTTGCTGGAATACATTAATATCGTGGAGATAGTAATTACACTTAGCTTCTGCAACAACGAAATGTCCTAAAACACACGATcctaaaataaaaataataagatAAAAGAAAGATCCCGCTACATTGATCATTTCCTTGCACATGACAAaataccgccaagacaacacctgaagtcCAAAAGCGACGCATTCAAAAAGAAAACAATGCACAAACGCCATCAGCACCCGGCCATAGATCTCAGATTTTCATTCAATGTCCGCGCTTTCAAGACAATGCCTTCGACAAAACCATTATCAGGCACATCTAATTGGGGTCAAACCTTAGGTTTTCACTCTAAAAGATAAGATTTTATAATCCTCTTGTGATGTCACCCCCACTTGCCACTGATGTTACCACATGATAGAAATCACCAAGCAAAGTCCTCATCGCCTCGAAGACTTTGTCCACCATTATTAGGCCTCGGACCTCAGCCACCATGACATTCTCTATCATTGTATTCACCATGGAAATTGAAACACACATGTCCTATAATGTCAGTTGATAGCAAAGCtacgtggcacgccctcgtgaagCCGCATAGGCTGAAATAGGGCACACACGACGGAATCCCATCCAGTCCAGCACTCTACAAGCGCTAATCGCCCAATAAAGATCCTAGAACGCCTTCTTGGCATGAGAAGAACCCTAGAACCGTATCCTTTATTGGGTTTATCGACAGGCCACTACGGCGTAACCTGCCGACGCCCAACAGCAAGCTGAAGATCTCAGCAGACATCGTTGCCTCTACCCGCACCACACAGAGATGAGGAGTTGAGCTGCATTGATCTGGTTTATATCAAGGAAGCATTTCTGGTACATGTAGTAGAAGGCAACCTGTTGCAGCTAAAAAAAATGAAGAAGGCTGCAGCCAATTTAGTTGCTTGCATAAAAATTTATAAACCGAGGATTCAACACGCACTAAAAACCTATCTCTTCAAGAGATTTATTTGCGGTCTCCAGTctagagaattcgagatgcacatgATCAATGCACCTAGGAATACTAGATACTTCACTTCACTAGTGATGTGCTTTAGCAAAATTGTTAGAACCGTAATTCTAAATCAGATCGTAACCTCTATGATAAGATGATAAACCCcacctcaaaaaaaaaagatgataAACGGTAGGATCAAAAAAATTAGAATCCTAAAATCTTAGATTATATTTAGTAGAATCGTAGAATCGTTCTACTTAATTTAGGTCGTAAAGTCATAGAATCGTATGGTAAAATCATAACTCAAACATACATATGAGATAATCAAATGACTTGCCAtgcaaatttttttttgaaaggttaaccgctaaggatggcaattttaccGAAGGCTACGGGTACTTGCGGATACCGTACCCACATAGGCAGGCTATGGGCACACTTTTGTTCCTGTGGGCAGTACACATACCCAACCCGTTAAGTAATGGGTAGGGCACAATATACCTTTGTAAGTTTGTAACTGCAGGTATACCCATATACTAcccatttattattattattccaTGTGACATGTCTACTCTTGTTAACTCTTAAGTTAGAATATGAGATTGTGATTTCTCTATTTTGATAATTGTTAGATACTCAGCTATCTAATATTGAGTTGAGACAATTCATCTTTTTAACAAACGGATGAATGTAAAATTGTGAATAGTTTGTATAATATTTGATCTACCCATCAGGTAACCAGCGGGCACAAGTACCTGTTAGgtatatgcaaaaaaaaaaaaagtacccGTTAGGTATGGATATGGATAAAATTTTATACCCATAGGTACCGGTATAGGTAGAAGTTTGTATCCACCGATTATACGAGTATGGGTACATACACAAAAACCCTGACTCAAACAACTATGCATATGAGATAATCATACAACTTGCCACGCAGAAAAAAAATTAAAAGGTTAACAGCATGCAGGTGCCATTACATACACAAAAACCTTCTCAAAGTTGAGTTCTTGGCCTCCCCAAGCACCCCGTGGACAACGAATTAACAGGTTAATTTACATAGAAGTTCGGTGAATTAGGATTCGCGTGCTGCGTGCAATGTACAGGATTACTGGATCCAACACTAAAGGAGATGCCCCAGCTACGTGAACCATCTATATTGCACCACTGATTTGCTGCACGTCACGGGCATTAGATGCTCTTATTTTCTCCTGCTGGATAAC includes the following:
- the LOC127344952 gene encoding BTB/POZ domain-containing protein POB1 isoform X2, which codes for MAGRDASTTAAAGEAEMDPDFAAGDGGPSFEFAFNSVNFSDRVLRIEVVAGDDAPGSSDDVAGGSLADWARHRKRRREELLKEKEFATHMSDQTNCNEVEAEECDAYEENQEEPVAMIEEEESPPSVGPDGDEGQSIDSSWTVVSTPVLRVNTIYISSAILAAKSQFFFKLFSNGMKESDQRHATLRITDSEESALMELLSFMYSGKLTTTEPTLLLDILMAADKFEVVSCMRHCSQLLTSLPMTPESALLYLDLPCSISMATAVQPLTDAAKEFLANKYKDLTKFQDEVMNIPLAGVEAILSSNDLQVASEDAIYDFLLKWARAQYPKSEERREILSSRLLPLVRFSHMTCRKLRKVLTCTDIDHEQATKCVTEALLYKADAPHRQRALAADTMTSQKFAERAYKYRPLKVVEFDRPYPQCIAYLDLKRDECSRLFPSGRIYSQAFHLAGQGFFLSAHCNMEQQSTFYCFGLFLGMQEKGSMSVTVDYEFAARTRPSGEFVSKYKGNYTFTGGKAVGYRNLFAIPWSTFMADDSLFFIDGMLHLRAELTIKQPSA
- the LOC127344952 gene encoding BTB/POZ domain-containing protein POB1 isoform X1, whose amino-acid sequence is MAGRDASTTAAAGEAEMDPDFAAGDGGPSFEFAFNSVNFSDRVLRIEVVAGDDAPGSSDDVAGGSLADWARHRKRRREELLKEKVQFSSAEFATHMSDQTNCNEVEAEECDAYEENQEEPVAMIEEEESPPSVGPDGDEGQSIDSSWTVVSTPVLRVNTIYISSAILAAKSQFFFKLFSNGMKESDQRHATLRITDSEESALMELLSFMYSGKLTTTEPTLLLDILMAADKFEVVSCMRHCSQLLTSLPMTPESALLYLDLPCSISMATAVQPLTDAAKEFLANKYKDLTKFQDEVMNIPLAGVEAILSSNDLQVASEDAIYDFLLKWARAQYPKSEERREILSSRLLPLVRFSHMTCRKLRKVLTCTDIDHEQATKCVTEALLYKADAPHRQRALAADTMTSQKFAERAYKYRPLKVVEFDRPYPQCIAYLDLKRDECSRLFPSGRIYSQAFHLAGQGFFLSAHCNMEQQSTFYCFGLFLGMQEKGSMSVTVDYEFAARTRPSGEFVSKYKGNYTFTGGKAVGYRNLFAIPWSTFMADDSLFFIDGMLHLRAELTIKQPSA